In Cryptococcus gattii WM276 chromosome N, complete sequence, a single window of DNA contains:
- a CDS encoding ATP-dependent Clp protease proteolytic subunit, putative (Similar to TIGR gene model, INSD accession AAW47077.1), which produces MSRLAPFRPLASLCSAGPSRISQIPARKFGFSPSPVPGLSGFSDEAANPVVRDSLVPIVVEQTARGERSYDIYSRLLRERVVFLGPVNSQDSTLLTAQLLFLEAEDPKRPIKLYINSPGGVVTSGLAIYDTMQYISPPVHTFCMGQAASMGSLLLAGGEKGHRYALKNSSVMIHQPSGGAQGQASDIALHAKEILRIRAALTDIYAEHCTRPGEERTVALDRFEKALERDYFMTSEEAIDFGIVDKIVTQRGKEASEEEK; this is translated from the exons ATGTCCCGTCTCGCTCCGTTCCGACCGCTCGCCTCTCTGTGTTCCGCCGGACCATCAAGGATATCTCAAATCCCTGCTAGGAAATTCGGGTTTTCCCCTTCGCCTGTGCCCGGGCTCAGTGGGTTTTCAGATGAAGCTGCAAATCCCGTTGTCAGAGATTCGCTTGTACCTATAGTAGTTGAGCAGACT GcaagaggagagaggagTTACGATATCTACTCAAGGCTGTTGAGGGAGCGAGTCGTTTTCCTTGGTCCT GTAAATTCTCAAGACTCTACGCTTCTCACTGCCCAGTTACTCTTCCTCGAAGCAGAGGACCCCAAGCGTCCTATCAAGCTCTATATCAATTCTCCCGGCGGTGTAGTCACCTCTGGCTTGGCAATTTACGACACTATGCAATACATCTCTCCGCCAGTGCATACTTTCTGTATGGGACAAGCGGCGAGTATGGGGAGTTTGTTATTGGCCGGCGGTGAAAAGGGGCATCGGTATGCGCTGAAAAACAGTAGCGTGATGATTCACC AGCCATCTGGAGGTGCGCAAGGTCAAGCGTCCGATATCGCTTTGCATGCCAAAGAGATCCTACGTATCCGTGCGGCCCTTACCGACATCTACGCTGAGCATTGTACTCGTCcgggagaagagaggacGGTTGCATTAGATAGGTTTGAAAAGGCGTTGGAAAGGGACTACTTTATGACTTCCGAGGAAGCTATAGATTTTGGGATTGTGGACAAGATTGTGACGCAAAGAGGGAAGGAGGCGtctgaggaagaaaaataa